A genomic window from Cloacibacillus evryensis DSM 19522 includes:
- a CDS encoding LysR family transcriptional regulator, whose product MEIRVLRYFLTVVREESITKAAEMLHITQPTLSRQLAQLEEEVGVRLFRRGARGIALTNEGILLRRRAEEIAELVDKTERELLEQNELIDGTVSIGAGELASVQLLGDIIKSCRTKHPLIRYEIFTASADLTKERMDKGLTDIGLLLEPINIEKYEFIRLDVKERWVAVMPADDPLAAREYVTADDLMTGPLILPIRGGVRNELLSWFGSSFDRERVILTHSMSTNASIMVQKGMGRCVTVEGSLPYLDNNVLALRPLYPELTSTSVLAWKRQQPFSLAATKFIEHLKCFLGMTES is encoded by the coding sequence ATGGAGATCAGGGTCCTGCGTTATTTTCTGACCGTGGTCAGGGAAGAGAGCATCACAAAGGCGGCGGAGATGCTGCACATCACGCAGCCGACCTTATCCCGGCAGTTGGCGCAGTTGGAGGAGGAGGTCGGCGTCAGGCTCTTCCGCCGGGGCGCGCGCGGGATAGCGCTGACGAACGAAGGGATACTGCTGCGCCGCCGCGCGGAGGAGATCGCAGAACTCGTCGATAAGACGGAGAGGGAGCTCCTGGAACAAAACGAACTGATCGACGGCACGGTGTCGATCGGAGCCGGCGAACTCGCCTCGGTACAGCTGTTGGGAGACATTATAAAATCCTGCCGCACGAAACATCCCCTCATACGTTATGAAATATTTACCGCGAGCGCCGACCTCACCAAAGAACGCATGGACAAGGGGCTGACCGACATCGGCCTGCTGCTTGAGCCGATCAACATCGAAAAATACGAATTTATCAGGCTGGATGTGAAGGAACGCTGGGTCGCCGTAATGCCCGCCGACGACCCGCTGGCCGCGCGCGAATATGTGACGGCGGACGACCTGATGACGGGGCCGCTGATCCTCCCGATCCGCGGGGGCGTGCGCAACGAACTGCTCAGTTGGTTCGGAAGCTCATTTGACCGTGAGCGCGTCATTCTTACGCACAGCATGAGCACAAACGCCTCCATCATGGTACAAAAAGGGATGGGGCGCTGCGTCACGGTCGAAGGCTCGCTTCCCTATCTCGACAACAATGTTCTGGCACTCCGGCCTCTGTATCCGGAACTGACCTCGACCTCCGTGCTTGCCTGGAAGCGCCAGCAGCCTTTCAGCCTCGCGGCGACGAAATTCATCGAACACCTGAAATGCTTTTTAGGCATGACTGAATCATAA
- a CDS encoding putative hydro-lyase, with protein MSDFYFKSPGEARLFFRKSETAIPTAGLCPEYIQANLVILSDEDSPEFLEFAHMNPKPCPLLEVLCDGTPISKEMAPQSDVTTDIPKYSVYKNGVLVEEPLSVQQYWDKNMTGFLIGCSLTFEAALVNAGIRLKHYEENKRVPMYDTNIACAPTKKFFGNYVVSMRPIKKDLIDTAVEITSKMEYAHGAPVHIGDPSKIGITNVNCPDYGDALSINDDEVPVFWACGVTPQAVAKKAKPKMMIAHSPGYMLICDKKII; from the coding sequence ATGAGCGATTTCTATTTCAAATCTCCGGGAGAAGCCAGACTATTCTTCCGCAAAAGTGAAACTGCAATTCCCACGGCAGGGCTATGTCCTGAATACATACAGGCGAATTTGGTCATTTTAAGCGACGAGGATTCTCCAGAGTTTTTGGAGTTTGCTCATATGAATCCCAAACCATGTCCGCTGCTTGAGGTACTTTGCGACGGAACGCCGATATCGAAAGAAATGGCGCCCCAAAGTGACGTTACGACAGATATTCCTAAATATTCAGTTTACAAAAACGGGGTACTTGTTGAAGAGCCGTTGTCTGTACAGCAATATTGGGATAAAAATATGACGGGCTTTTTGATTGGGTGCAGCCTGACATTTGAAGCGGCTCTGGTGAACGCGGGAATACGCCTTAAACACTATGAGGAAAATAAACGCGTGCCGATGTACGATACCAACATTGCCTGTGCCCCGACAAAGAAGTTTTTTGGAAATTACGTAGTCAGCATGCGCCCAATAAAAAAAGATCTTATAGATACCGCTGTTGAAATCACGTCAAAAATGGAATATGCGCATGGCGCGCCCGTACATATAGGTGACCCAAGCAAGATCGGCATAACAAATGTAAATTGTCCTGACTATGGAGATGCCCTTTCCATAAACGATGACGAAGTTCCCGTCTTCTGGGCTTGCGGCGTTACTCCGCAAGCTGTCGCAAAAAAGGCGAAGCCTAAGATGATGATCGCACATTCTCCTGGCTATATGCTTATCTGTGACAAAAAAATCATTTAA
- a CDS encoding permease: MIEYEFAYFSHCFITLFKDIAPFWGLGILMGSSISVFAKERIHGLLGAMRGARLGAAGVVPASLLGIASPLCMYGTIPIAASLSEKGMNDDWLAAFMMSSILLNPQLMIYSAALGMKALAVRTLSSFICGAAAGLCVRYLFRGGKFFNFSGFAEGENRDTDPDMAMRLLKNILRNIRATGPYFFAGVVLAAIFMCFVPQTAVAGLFGGDGGWGVIAAATAGVPLYVCGGGTVPLLAEWMQSGMGMGAAAAFMITGPATKVTNLGALKIVLGIKNFALYLLFAMIFAAVTGLLTDLFL; encoded by the coding sequence ATGATAGAGTATGAATTTGCATATTTCAGCCACTGTTTCATAACGCTATTTAAGGATATCGCTCCCTTCTGGGGGCTTGGCATCCTTATGGGCTCGTCGATCTCGGTATTCGCGAAGGAGAGGATACACGGGCTGCTCGGCGCGATGCGCGGCGCGCGCTTAGGGGCCGCCGGCGTGGTGCCGGCAAGCCTTCTCGGCATCGCTTCGCCGCTCTGCATGTACGGAACGATACCGATCGCCGCCTCGCTGTCGGAAAAGGGCATGAATGACGACTGGCTCGCGGCCTTTATGATGAGTTCGATCCTGCTCAACCCGCAGCTGATGATCTACAGCGCGGCGCTGGGGATGAAGGCGCTCGCCGTCAGGACGCTCTCATCTTTCATCTGCGGCGCGGCGGCGGGGCTCTGTGTAAGGTATCTCTTTCGCGGCGGGAAGTTTTTTAATTTTTCCGGTTTCGCGGAGGGGGAAAACCGCGACACCGACCCCGATATGGCGATGCGCCTCCTGAAAAACATCCTGCGGAACATCAGGGCCACCGGCCCCTACTTCTTTGCGGGCGTCGTCCTCGCGGCGATTTTTATGTGTTTCGTTCCCCAGACGGCGGTCGCCGGCCTCTTCGGCGGAGACGGCGGCTGGGGCGTTATCGCCGCGGCGACGGCCGGAGTGCCGCTGTACGTCTGCGGCGGCGGCACCGTCCCGCTGCTCGCCGAATGGATGCAAAGCGGCATGGGCATGGGCGCGGCGGCGGCCTTCATGATCACGGGTCCCGCGACGAAGGTGACGAACCTCGGCGCGCTGAAGATCGTGCTGGGGATTAAGAATTTTGCCCTCTACCTGTTATTTGCGATGATATTCGCAGCCGTGACCGGCCTTCTCACAGATCTTTTCTTATAG
- a CDS encoding YoaK family protein → MIKLPKIKLMDFIDPSESFLLAAILAAAGGFLDGYTFIGRGNVFANTQTGNLILLGVNLARGRIAASISYLIPVTAFLLGTYITERIRLRYSSLKHIEWRQIVVAAEALVLVLISFMPHYGDNVANAMVSFACAMQFDAFRSMNGVPFTSTLAMMNLRGAIEYVMDYREDRDMEKVSRSFEYLVTVAVFTLSVVIGSRLTYVYDDSAILFPAFLLFLGAILMFFRQKDKTRAP, encoded by the coding sequence ATGATAAAACTGCCAAAGATAAAGCTGATGGACTTCATCGATCCCTCGGAATCATTCCTGCTCGCGGCCATTCTCGCGGCGGCGGGCGGATTTCTCGACGGATACACATTCATCGGACGCGGCAATGTCTTTGCCAACACGCAGACGGGAAACCTGATCCTCCTGGGGGTCAATCTGGCGCGCGGCAGGATCGCCGCCTCGATCAGCTATCTCATACCGGTGACCGCCTTCCTGCTGGGGACCTACATAACCGAAAGGATACGGCTCCGCTACAGCTCGCTGAAACATATAGAATGGCGTCAGATCGTGGTCGCCGCCGAGGCGCTGGTGCTGGTGCTGATATCATTCATGCCTCACTACGGCGACAACGTCGCGAACGCGATGGTCTCGTTCGCCTGCGCCATGCAGTTCGACGCCTTCCGCTCGATGAACGGAGTCCCCTTCACCTCGACGCTGGCGATGATGAACCTGCGCGGGGCTATCGAATATGTGATGGACTACCGGGAAGACCGCGATATGGAGAAGGTGTCGCGCAGCTTTGAATACCTCGTCACCGTGGCGGTATTCACCCTGTCCGTCGTCATCGGTTCCAGGCTCACCTATGTTTACGACGACAGCGCGATACTCTTTCCGGCGTTCCTGCTGTTTTTGGGAGCGATCCTGATGTTCTTCAGGCAAAAAGATAAAACGCGCGCGCCATGA
- a CDS encoding Nramp family divalent metal transporter, translated as MSEKKADGILEKKRTFKDYFMSIGPAIIIAAVVIGPGSVTTLSTMGAAYGYDPLWVIVFACFASYLYQEPAIRLVCERQMSVMDAARKKYNPAVPKFLFILLYLGTLVFQASNFIGAAMSMNYFVPGLSIVAWTNIMIISALAMALMSKQDLLENFTKVLVGLMVVSFVITAFSSGPSVGDLIKDGFSFRIPGGNWFLVIALLGTTMVPDIPVSLSALLKGKFMYGRPEEVNLPTLEKKKSAVFDLLVSLTVTAMISIAILVCSGSVLHPLGIQVKSASDMARQLTPLLGRYAGILFSLGLWGAAFSSGLFRMLLMPMIFNQAWGYEEDLKAARSRIISIGAGVVPMIIVFVFGSAPIWLVLSAQAINGMMLPAICFIVWRISADKDIMGDKVNTSLRNILLAGLFVITLFLSLRTFLSIIS; from the coding sequence ATGAGCGAGAAAAAAGCTGATGGCATTCTTGAGAAGAAACGTACTTTTAAAGACTATTTCATGAGCATCGGCCCGGCGATTATCATCGCAGCTGTTGTTATCGGCCCAGGTTCTGTCACGACGTTGTCAACAATGGGCGCCGCATACGGCTATGATCCGCTGTGGGTAATTGTCTTTGCGTGTTTTGCCTCATATCTTTACCAGGAGCCAGCGATAAGACTTGTGTGCGAACGTCAGATGAGCGTAATGGATGCGGCGCGTAAAAAATACAATCCCGCGGTTCCCAAGTTTTTGTTTATACTGCTGTATCTCGGTACGCTGGTTTTCCAAGCCAGTAATTTTATTGGAGCGGCGATGTCGATGAATTATTTTGTTCCGGGGCTCTCTATTGTCGCATGGACAAATATCATGATCATAAGCGCGCTGGCAATGGCGCTGATGTCTAAACAAGATCTGCTTGAAAACTTCACAAAGGTTCTCGTAGGGCTCATGGTCGTCTCCTTTGTGATAACGGCATTCTCATCCGGCCCCTCCGTCGGCGATTTGATAAAAGACGGGTTCTCGTTCAGAATCCCCGGCGGCAACTGGTTCCTGGTTATCGCTCTGCTTGGAACGACGATGGTTCCCGACATCCCCGTATCTCTGTCGGCATTGCTTAAAGGAAAGTTCATGTACGGAAGGCCTGAGGAAGTTAACCTTCCCACGTTGGAAAAGAAGAAATCCGCCGTATTTGACCTGCTAGTCAGCTTGACAGTCACAGCCATGATATCCATCGCGATTCTTGTCTGTTCCGGAAGCGTACTGCACCCTCTGGGCATACAGGTAAAGAGCGCAAGCGACATGGCACGGCAGCTTACACCTTTGCTCGGGCGTTACGCGGGAATCCTGTTCTCACTCGGCCTCTGGGGCGCCGCGTTCTCGTCCGGCTTGTTCAGGATGCTGCTGATGCCAATGATATTCAATCAGGCATGGGGCTATGAGGAGGATTTAAAAGCAGCAAGAAGCCGTATCATCTCAATAGGCGCGGGCGTTGTGCCGATGATAATAGTCTTCGTCTTCGGAAGCGCGCCTATCTGGCTTGTCCTTTCCGCGCAGGCGATCAACGGCATGATGCTTCCGGCGATATGCTTCATCGTCTGGAGGATATCCGCGGACAAGGATATTATGGGGGATAAAGTAAATACCTCTCTCCGTAATATATTGTTAGCCGGGTTATTTGTAATAACGCTGTTCCTGTCGCTTAGAACATTCTTGAGCATAATCTCATAG
- a CDS encoding MerR family transcriptional regulator — protein MTISEAAEKTGLSADTLRYYERIGLIPPVPRTESGLRDYNDEVIEWVMFIQRFKEIGMSLESILSYVKLAMLGSGTRQERKVILLETRRSLMSKIEHLHGCLREADYQLEHYDSGLMTETENAVGRWRRREEVSAQSFAV, from the coding sequence ATGACGATCAGCGAAGCGGCGGAAAAGACGGGGCTTTCGGCGGACACATTGAGGTACTATGAACGTATCGGGCTGATACCTCCCGTTCCCAGAACGGAGAGCGGCCTGCGCGACTACAACGATGAAGTGATCGAGTGGGTGATGTTCATTCAGAGATTCAAAGAGATCGGCATGTCGCTGGAGTCGATCCTCAGCTACGTCAAGCTCGCGATGCTCGGCAGCGGCACGCGTCAGGAGCGGAAGGTCATCCTCCTTGAGACGCGCCGGAGCCTGATGAGCAAGATAGAGCACCTCCACGGCTGTCTCCGCGAGGCGGATTACCAGCTCGAACACTATGACAGCGGCCTGATGACGGAGACGGAAAACGCCGTCGGGCGCTGGCGCCGCCGGGAAGAGGTTTCAGCACAGAGCTTCGCCGTATAG
- a CDS encoding energy-coupling factor ABC transporter ATP-binding protein, which produces MLDIEKLSVIYPDGTRAVENVSFRLARGESAALIGANGAGKTSLVMALVGILPSTGVIMAAGTLLTKKSLTEIRSKVGVVFQNPDDQLFMASIYDDIAFGPRNMGLSEEETARRVDESLALLHIEHLRGKTALKMSGGEKRMAALATVLAMEPDIMLFDEPTAFLDPRARRNLINVLKALPHVKLIATHDLAFAEEVCERSILLKEGGIFADGPSRELLRDGRLMEDCGVEAIEGCKRSVS; this is translated from the coding sequence ATGCTTGATATAGAAAAACTATCCGTCATTTACCCCGACGGCACAAGGGCGGTGGAAAACGTCAGCTTCCGCCTGGCGCGCGGCGAAAGCGCGGCCCTGATCGGCGCGAACGGCGCTGGCAAGACCTCGCTCGTCATGGCGCTGGTCGGCATCCTGCCCTCAACGGGCGTGATCATGGCGGCGGGAACGCTGTTGACGAAGAAGAGCCTCACGGAGATACGCTCGAAGGTCGGCGTCGTCTTCCAGAATCCGGACGATCAGCTTTTCATGGCTTCGATCTACGATGATATCGCCTTCGGCCCGCGCAACATGGGGCTGTCCGAAGAGGAGACCGCCAGACGCGTGGATGAGAGCCTCGCGCTTTTGCATATAGAGCACCTGCGCGGCAAGACGGCGCTCAAGATGTCCGGAGGCGAAAAACGCATGGCGGCGTTGGCGACGGTGCTCGCGATGGAGCCCGACATAATGCTTTTTGACGAGCCGACCGCCTTTCTCGATCCGCGGGCGCGGCGCAACCTGATAAATGTACTGAAGGCCCTGCCTCACGTCAAACTCATCGCGACCCACGATCTCGCCTTCGCGGAAGAGGTCTGTGAACGTTCGATACTGCTCAAAGAGGGCGGGATATTCGCGGACGGCCCCTCGCGGGAGCTGCTCCGTGACGGCCGGCTCATGGAGGACTGCGGCGTTGAGGCGATAGAGGGATGCAAAAGGAGTGTTTCATAA
- the larE gene encoding ATP-dependent sacrificial sulfur transferase LarE — protein sequence MELNDFFKENTRAALAFSGGTDSAYLLYMALKCGAQVRPYYVKTPFQPRFELDDALRLARELGTELTVIEYDILDDGLIAANPADRCYHCKKKLFGLLLRERAANDGFPLIIDGTNASDEAGERPGMRALCELGVRSPLRECGLTKTEIRARSRTAGLFTWDKPAYACLATRVPAGRRIDRELLQRVEAAERELFALGFTDFRVRVFHEAARIQLSPEQMAEALKRREDILARLKKYFDIVLLDMETR from the coding sequence ATGGAACTTAATGATTTTTTCAAGGAAAACACGCGCGCAGCGCTGGCCTTCTCGGGCGGCACGGATTCCGCCTATCTCCTCTATATGGCGCTCAAGTGCGGCGCTCAGGTGCGCCCCTATTATGTCAAGACGCCCTTTCAGCCGCGTTTTGAACTTGACGACGCGCTGCGTCTCGCGAGGGAGCTTGGCACGGAGCTTACCGTCATCGAATATGACATCCTCGACGACGGCCTCATCGCCGCGAATCCGGCTGATCGCTGCTATCACTGCAAGAAGAAACTTTTTGGCCTGCTGCTGCGCGAGCGGGCGGCTAACGACGGCTTCCCCCTCATCATCGACGGCACGAACGCCTCCGACGAAGCGGGAGAGCGGCCCGGGATGCGCGCGCTGTGCGAGCTCGGCGTCCGTTCGCCGCTGCGCGAGTGCGGCCTGACGAAGACGGAAATACGCGCGCGTTCGCGGACGGCGGGACTTTTCACCTGGGACAAGCCGGCCTATGCCTGCCTTGCGACGCGTGTGCCGGCGGGGCGGCGCATCGACCGCGAACTGCTCCAGCGCGTGGAGGCGGCGGAGAGGGAGCTGTTTGCCCTCGGCTTCACCGACTTCCGCGTGCGCGTCTTTCACGAGGCCGCCCGCATCCAGCTTTCGCCGGAACAGATGGCCGAGGCGCTGAAAAGACGTGAAGATATCCTTGCCCGGCTGAAAAAATACTTTGATATCGTCCTTCTTGATATGGAAACGAGGTAA
- the larB gene encoding nickel pincer cofactor biosynthesis protein LarB — protein sequence MERKELRNLLERLSAGAADVDEVMTKLRGEPFRDLGFAKLDSHRVLRQGIAEVIYGAGKRPEQIAEIAGAMLADGQRTVLITRMSAEAAAVVEKTVPLSYHEMGRVGIAGEMPRPDGRGKIVIATGGTSDMPVAEEAALTAEALGNEVTRLYDVGVAGLHRLLSHTDDVMTASAIVAIAGMEGALASVIGGMADCPVIAVPTSIGYGASFGGLSALLSMLNSCASGVSVVNIDNGFGAAYLASMINHIGVN from the coding sequence ATGGAGAGAAAAGAGCTCAGGAATCTGCTTGAAAGACTTTCCGCCGGTGCGGCGGACGTGGACGAGGTGATGACGAAGCTTAGGGGAGAACCCTTCCGCGACCTCGGTTTTGCGAAACTCGACAGCCACCGCGTGCTGCGTCAGGGCATCGCCGAGGTCATCTACGGCGCGGGAAAGAGGCCGGAGCAGATCGCGGAGATCGCCGGCGCGATGCTCGCGGACGGGCAGAGGACCGTGCTCATCACGCGAATGAGCGCCGAGGCCGCCGCCGTCGTGGAAAAAACCGTTCCCCTCTCTTATCATGAAATGGGGCGCGTCGGCATCGCCGGCGAGATGCCGCGGCCGGACGGCCGCGGAAAGATCGTCATCGCCACCGGCGGCACCAGCGACATGCCCGTCGCCGAAGAGGCGGCGCTGACGGCGGAGGCGCTCGGCAACGAGGTCACGCGCCTTTACGACGTCGGCGTGGCGGGGCTGCACCGCCTCCTCTCGCACACCGACGACGTGATGACGGCCTCCGCCATCGTCGCGATCGCGGGAATGGAGGGGGCGCTCGCCTCCGTGATCGGCGGCATGGCCGACTGTCCCGTCATCGCCGTACCGACCAGCATCGGCTACGGAGCCTCGTTCGGCGGCCTGTCGGCGCTGCTTTCAATGCTCAACTCCTGCGCCAGCGGCGTCAGCGTCGTCAACATCGACAACGGTTTCGGAGCAGCCTACCTTGCCAGCATGATAAATCATATAGGAGTGAATTAG
- a CDS encoding LarC family nickel insertion protein — MRTLYLDCGMGAAGDMLTAALLELHPDPAAFLERMNALAIPGVEVSAAPCVKCGITGTRVTVTVNGEEEESAEGETCRDCREHHQAHAHEHAAHHHHEKEHSHAGMHEIEHLISHLDLPEKVRSDVIAVYALVAGAESKVHGRPVSEVHFHEVGAMDAVADITAVCLLLHELAPERIIASPVHVGSGHVRCAHGVLPVPAPAAAEILRGVPIYGGAVRGELCTPTGAALLKHFAADFAPLPVIKISGIGYGMGKKDFAWANCVRAMIGDAE; from the coding sequence ATGAGGACTTTATATCTTGACTGCGGCATGGGGGCCGCGGGCGACATGCTGACGGCGGCGCTGCTGGAGCTTCACCCGGACCCCGCCGCCTTCCTCGAAAGGATGAACGCGCTCGCGATCCCCGGTGTGGAGGTATCCGCCGCGCCCTGCGTCAAATGCGGCATCACCGGGACCCGCGTCACCGTCACCGTAAACGGCGAGGAGGAGGAGAGCGCGGAGGGCGAAACGTGCCGCGACTGCCGCGAACATCATCAGGCGCACGCGCATGAGCACGCGGCGCATCATCATCACGAAAAGGAACACAGCCACGCGGGGATGCATGAGATAGAGCACCTCATCTCCCATCTCGACCTGCCGGAGAAGGTGCGTTCCGACGTGATCGCGGTCTACGCGCTGGTCGCCGGCGCCGAGTCCAAGGTGCACGGCCGCCCGGTCTCGGAGGTGCATTTCCATGAGGTGGGCGCGATGGACGCCGTCGCCGATATCACCGCCGTCTGCCTGCTGCTTCACGAACTTGCGCCGGAGAGGATCATCGCCTCCCCCGTCCATGTCGGCAGCGGCCATGTGCGCTGCGCCCACGGCGTGCTGCCGGTCCCCGCGCCGGCGGCGGCGGAGATACTGCGCGGAGTGCCGATCTACGGAGGCGCGGTGCGCGGCGAACTGTGCACGCCCACGGGAGCCGCGCTGCTTAAGCATTTTGCCGCCGACTTCGCGCCGCTGCCGGTGATCAAAATATCCGGGATAGGTTACGGCATGGGCAAAAAAGATTTCGCCTGGGCGAACTGTGTAAGGGCGATGATCGGCGATGCCGAATGA
- the crcB gene encoding fluoride efflux transporter CrcB, whose product MEGMLFVGLGGFFGASLRYLLGKAASSQSVIPAATLAINIFGSFMIGVLSLFSERHGLSRHSVILMLQAGFCGGFTTFSTFSLETFALISQGKMGHAALYAVLSVLCCLFSVAAGRTLAGLCL is encoded by the coding sequence ATGGAAGGCATGCTGTTTGTGGGACTTGGCGGTTTTTTCGGCGCGTCGCTGCGCTATCTTCTGGGGAAAGCGGCATCGTCACAGAGCGTAATTCCCGCGGCGACGCTCGCGATAAATATCTTCGGCTCGTTCATGATCGGCGTGCTGAGCCTGTTTTCCGAGAGGCACGGCCTTTCGCGCCATTCCGTGATATTGATGCTGCAGGCAGGCTTCTGCGGCGGTTTCACCACCTTCTCCACCTTCTCTCTCGAGACCTTCGCCCTGATATCGCAGGGCAAAATGGGCCACGCCGCGCTCTACGCCGTCCTCAGCGTCCTCTGCTGCCTGTTCTCCGTAGCCGCGGGACGGACGCTTGCGGGACTTTGCCTTTAG
- a CDS encoding MerR family transcriptional regulator produces MTIDEVCGSFQIDPAKLRYYEEAGLLTCRRLTDGDRDYRGEELRRIGRIESLLKAGISPETLRDNPVLLDEDAKTGGERIRLLKRQRFRLLEDIHVKQQSLDCLDYIIRKAKDETPPRN; encoded by the coding sequence ATGACCATTGACGAAGTTTGCGGTTCTTTCCAGATCGATCCGGCAAAGCTCCGATATTACGAAGAGGCCGGGCTGCTGACCTGCCGGAGGCTCACGGACGGGGACCGCGACTATCGGGGGGAGGAGCTGCGGCGTATCGGCAGGATAGAGTCGCTCCTCAAGGCGGGGATCTCGCCGGAGACACTGAGGGATAATCCCGTGCTGCTGGACGAGGACGCAAAGACCGGCGGCGAACGGATCAGGCTCTTGAAGCGGCAGCGGTTTCGCCTGCTTGAGGATATCCACGTTAAACAGCAGTCGCTCGACTGCCTGGACTACATAATAAGAAAAGCTAAGGATGAGACGCCGCCGCGAAATTAG
- a CDS encoding cyclase family protein, protein MSKILDLSLELHEGMPTYPSPWHPVVDVKQMGRIDMEARRSYAVTLGSHTGTHMDSPAHMVKNGITIDMIPLETIVGTAKVIDFSNKSRGDKITLEEIKNCGTEIEKGDRLLIKTGWYKEWGSNAYYDRWPWITAEAARYIVDQGAIFVALDIPSPDDPLSDTGYGKHSPIHDIFLQNGVILVEYLNNTLDIDKDVIKLTALPLKVKGCDGFPARVIAEF, encoded by the coding sequence ATGTCAAAGATTCTTGACCTTTCTCTTGAGCTTCATGAGGGTATGCCCACCTATCCCTCACCGTGGCATCCTGTAGTGGATGTAAAGCAAATGGGACGCATCGATATGGAAGCGAGGAGAAGCTACGCGGTAACTTTAGGCTCTCACACCGGCACGCATATGGATTCTCCCGCGCATATGGTGAAAAATGGGATCACCATTGATATGATTCCGCTTGAAACAATCGTTGGAACGGCTAAAGTAATAGATTTTTCGAACAAAAGCCGCGGAGACAAAATTACTCTTGAAGAGATCAAGAACTGCGGAACAGAAATTGAAAAAGGCGACAGGCTGCTCATAAAAACCGGATGGTACAAAGAATGGGGAAGCAACGCGTATTATGATCGCTGGCCTTGGATAACGGCGGAAGCCGCGCGGTATATAGTGGATCAGGGCGCGATATTCGTCGCTCTGGACATTCCCTCTCCTGACGACCCGCTATCGGATACCGGATACGGCAAGCACTCGCCGATTCACGATATTTTCCTTCAGAACGGCGTCATTCTTGTCGAATATCTTAACAATACTCTGGATATAGACAAAGATGTGATTAAGCTGACAGCTCTTCCTCTGAAGGTCAAAGGCTGCGACGGATTCCCGGCAAGGGTGATAGCTGAATTCTAA
- a CDS encoding pentapeptide repeat-containing protein, producing MLSEIIYAAFSGEMLIEDAVFENEMVSALDLSGFRFDSVRFVKCRFDGCEFNAARFNSVSFENSDISNCRFKESLWRKSVFLDSKAVGSCFIRALFRDAAITGCDFRYANLDGMLWDGCEVRASSFKEAVLSGVKFRRALFHETDLSAADFFKSSLKGIDLSDCSIDAIAVSDTLAELRGAKVNAAQAVELAKLIGLSIV from the coding sequence ATGCTGTCCGAGATCATTTACGCGGCATTTTCAGGAGAAATGCTGATAGAGGACGCCGTTTTTGAAAACGAGATGGTTTCGGCGCTGGACCTTTCGGGGTTTCGTTTCGATTCCGTACGCTTCGTGAAATGCCGCTTCGACGGCTGCGAGTTCAACGCGGCGCGCTTCAACTCCGTCTCCTTTGAAAACTCCGATATTTCAAACTGCCGCTTCAAAGAGAGCCTCTGGCGCAAATCTGTATTTCTGGATTCAAAGGCCGTGGGAAGTTGTTTTATCCGCGCCCTTTTCAGGGACGCTGCGATAACGGGGTGCGACTTTCGTTACGCGAACTTAGACGGTATGCTGTGGGACGGCTGCGAGGTCAGAGCCTCCTCTTTTAAAGAGGCGGTCCTCTCAGGCGTTAAATTCCGGCGCGCCCTGTTTCACGAAACGGACCTTTCCGCCGCCGATTTCTTCAAGAGCTCCCTCAAAGGGATAGACCTATCGGATTGCAGCATCGACGCCATCGCCGTATCCGACACCCTGGCCGAACTGCGCGGCGCGAAGGTGAACGCGGCGCAGGCGGTCGAACTCGCGAAACTTATCGGCCTGAGCATTGTCTGA